One genomic region from Pirellulales bacterium encodes:
- a CDS encoding PhoPQ-activated pathogenicity protein: MMRIGAGRVVTVLSMFVAWAIAPCTANAAAPESTEFKASSALAEYVAKPDASYQWVKRQEGALGKGKYVELILTSQTWHNTVWNHQLYIYLPEKVGDHSQGLLLIEGGSWNDSLAAPPKGDEKLPTAAVLIATVGDHTQSPVAVLRQVPQQPIFGGLKEDGAISYTFQKFLETGDQDWPLLLPMVKSAVRGMDAVQEFARDTWKLEIKHFLVSGASKRGWTTWLTAAVDPRVNALAPMVIDMLNMPRQIPLQLLSFGGYSERIHEYTDKGLQKYLLTPEGGALRKIVDPYSYRTQLKQPKLVILGTNDPYWPVDALNMYWDGLVGEKHILYVPNGQHGLQDYPRMIGSIAALHQCVANGHKLPKLDWNYEDTNDGVRLTVSCDVEPKSVAVWTTDASSRDFRQSRWVENPAISNGNDGKAFAVELPKPQTGFSAVFAEAHFNGLSIPYSFSTTIRVLPGIGSK, translated from the coding sequence ATGATGCGAATTGGCGCTGGTCGCGTGGTTACAGTTTTATCGATGTTCGTTGCATGGGCGATTGCGCCGTGTACGGCGAATGCTGCCGCGCCCGAGTCGACCGAATTCAAGGCGTCGTCGGCGCTAGCGGAATATGTTGCCAAGCCCGATGCGAGTTACCAATGGGTCAAGCGGCAGGAAGGTGCGCTGGGCAAGGGAAAATATGTCGAACTGATTCTCACGTCGCAAACGTGGCACAACACAGTTTGGAATCATCAGCTATACATCTATCTGCCGGAGAAAGTTGGCGACCATTCGCAAGGGCTTTTGCTCATCGAAGGGGGGAGTTGGAACGATTCGCTTGCCGCACCTCCCAAAGGGGACGAAAAATTGCCGACGGCGGCGGTGTTGATTGCCACGGTTGGCGATCACACTCAATCGCCGGTCGCCGTGCTGCGCCAAGTTCCACAGCAGCCGATTTTCGGCGGCCTGAAAGAGGACGGAGCGATCTCGTACACGTTCCAAAAATTCCTTGAAACCGGCGACCAAGATTGGCCACTGTTGCTGCCGATGGTCAAGAGCGCCGTTCGCGGCATGGACGCCGTTCAAGAGTTTGCCCGCGATACGTGGAAGCTCGAAATCAAGCATTTCCTCGTCTCCGGCGCGTCGAAGCGAGGCTGGACCACTTGGCTGACCGCCGCCGTCGATCCGCGCGTCAATGCGCTGGCGCCAATGGTCATCGACATGCTCAACATGCCCAGGCAAATTCCGCTTCAACTGCTGAGCTTCGGCGGCTATTCCGAACGGATTCACGAATACACCGATAAAGGTTTGCAAAAGTACCTCCTCACGCCGGAAGGTGGGGCGCTGCGAAAAATTGTCGACCCCTACAGCTATCGCACGCAACTCAAGCAACCCAAGCTGGTCATCCTGGGCACGAATGATCCGTATTGGCCGGTCGATGCGCTAAATATGTATTGGGACGGGCTCGTCGGTGAGAAGCACATTTTGTACGTGCCCAACGGCCAGCACGGCCTGCAAGACTATCCGCGCATGATCGGTTCGATCGCCGCACTGCACCAGTGCGTCGCCAACGGCCACAAGCTGCCGAAGCTCGACTGGAATTATGAAGATACCAACGACGGCGTGCGGCTGACCGTGAGTTGCGACGTCGAGCCAAAATCGGTTGCGGTTTGGACCACCGACGCTTCTTCGCGCGATTTTCGCCAATCGCGCTGGGTGGAAAATCCGGCAATTTCCAACGGCAACGACGGCAAGGCTTTTGCGGTCGAACTGCCAAAGCCCCAAACTGGTTTCTCCGCGGTCTTTGCCGAGGCTCACTTCAACGGCCTGTCGATTCCCTATTCGTTCTCAACCACCATCCGCGTTCTGCCGGGAATAGGATCGAAGTAG
- a CDS encoding cytochrome P450 has product MTDKHKSDWNPKDADVLRDPREAYDAMRERCPVAYSELMHWSVFRHDDVQRILHDHETFSNAVSDHLSVPGGMDPPEHSAYRAIVEKYFTAERLAAFEPRCREIVTDLVQKVLQAGQVELMAAFALPFAAQAQCAFLGWPIELAEPLIRWTHKNHAATFDQDRKAMSEIAREFESYVDDLIESRLEAGARPEDDVTASLMHEKVWGRPLSHEEVASILRNWTVGEVGTLSASVGILIHYLAQCMHLQSQIRSNLSLLPAAIDEILRLDGPLVANRRVTTQPVEINGRKFEAGERISLIWIAANRDARVFDEPDCFRLDRDPNQNLLYGAGLHVCPGAPLARLEMRVCMEEILKRTTAIELRQEQPASKAHYPASGFAELPVVVR; this is encoded by the coding sequence ATGACTGACAAGCACAAATCGGATTGGAACCCAAAAGACGCAGACGTGTTGCGCGACCCGCGAGAAGCGTACGACGCGATGCGGGAGCGCTGCCCCGTGGCCTACAGCGAACTGATGCACTGGTCGGTGTTCCGCCACGACGATGTGCAGCGAATCCTCCACGATCACGAGACCTTTAGCAATGCCGTATCGGATCACTTATCGGTGCCCGGCGGCATGGACCCTCCTGAGCACTCGGCTTATCGCGCCATCGTCGAGAAGTATTTTACGGCCGAACGGTTGGCTGCCTTTGAACCTCGATGTCGTGAGATCGTCACCGACTTGGTGCAAAAGGTACTGCAGGCTGGCCAAGTGGAACTGATGGCTGCCTTCGCCCTGCCGTTTGCCGCGCAGGCACAATGTGCTTTTCTCGGTTGGCCCATCGAACTGGCAGAACCACTCATACGCTGGACTCATAAGAACCATGCCGCGACCTTTGACCAAGACCGCAAGGCCATGTCCGAGATCGCGCGCGAATTCGAGAGTTACGTGGATGATCTGATTGAAAGCCGCCTCGAAGCAGGAGCACGGCCTGAAGACGATGTCACCGCCTCGTTGATGCACGAGAAAGTCTGGGGGCGACCCTTAAGCCACGAAGAAGTCGCCAGTATTCTACGAAATTGGACCGTCGGCGAGGTCGGCACGCTCTCGGCGTCGGTTGGCATCTTGATTCACTACCTCGCTCAGTGTATGCACCTTCAATCGCAAATACGCAGCAATTTATCGCTCTTGCCTGCCGCCATTGATGAGATTCTGCGATTGGATGGCCCTTTGGTGGCCAATCGACGAGTCACCACGCAGCCAGTCGAGATCAACGGTCGAAAGTTCGAGGCGGGTGAGCGAATCTCGCTCATCTGGATCGCAGCCAATCGCGATGCCCGAGTCTTTGATGAGCCAGACTGCTTCCGCCTTGACCGTGACCCGAATCAAAACCTTCTCTACGGCGCCGGTTTGCACGTTTGCCCAGGCGCGCCGCTCGCACGCCTGGAGATGCGCGTCTGTATGGAAGAAATTCTAAAACGCACAACGGCGATCGAACTTCGCCAAGAACAACCTGCCAGCAAGGCTCATTATCCTGCTAGCGGCTTTGCCGAGTTGCCCGTGGTCGTACGATAA